The Kitasatospora setae KM-6054 genome contains a region encoding:
- a CDS encoding HAD family hydrolase yields MDDLRRPTHLLFDFFGTLVDYSPSRTEQGYPRSHALLRGFGSTLDYDGFLAAWSAVSARFDRETAADEREFSMDELTAAFLTETLPAAPTEGQVAGFVAAYLAEWGAAIRPVEGVAELLRTLAGQYRLAVVSNTHSPTMVPALLDDLGVLDLMDAVVLSVDTGHRKPHPSIYRATLERLGLSPADAWFIGDSAAPDYHGPRRTGIPALLITPADAAGTADTAPDVPPAHRIPSVHALPGLLAAVS; encoded by the coding sequence ATGGATGATCTTCGTCGCCCCACCCACCTGCTGTTCGACTTCTTCGGCACCCTGGTGGACTACTCGCCCAGCCGCACCGAACAGGGCTACCCGCGCTCGCACGCGCTGCTGCGCGGTTTCGGCTCCACCCTCGACTACGACGGCTTCCTCGCCGCCTGGTCGGCCGTCAGCGCGCGCTTCGACCGGGAGACGGCGGCGGACGAACGCGAGTTCTCGATGGACGAGCTGACCGCCGCCTTCCTCACCGAGACGCTGCCCGCGGCGCCGACGGAGGGCCAGGTCGCCGGGTTCGTGGCCGCGTACCTGGCGGAGTGGGGCGCCGCGATCCGCCCGGTCGAGGGCGTCGCCGAGCTGCTGCGCACCCTGGCCGGGCAGTACCGGCTGGCGGTCGTCTCCAACACCCACAGCCCGACCATGGTGCCCGCGCTGCTGGACGATCTGGGCGTGCTCGACCTGATGGACGCGGTGGTGCTGTCCGTGGACACCGGCCACCGCAAGCCGCACCCGTCCATCTACCGGGCCACCCTGGAGCGCCTCGGCCTCTCCCCCGCCGACGCCTGGTTCATCGGCGACTCCGCCGCCCCCGACTACCACGGCCCGCGCCGCACCGGCATCCCCGCCCTGCTCATCACCCCCGCCGACGCCGCCGGCACGGCCGACACCGCCCCCGACGTTCCCCCCGCGCACCGGATCCCCTCCGTCCACGCCCTCCCGGGCCTGCTGGCGGCGGTCTCCTGA
- a CDS encoding 8-amino-7-oxononanoate synthase yields the protein MVADAQVSGADEAPQRVFDWLDGAAAVRDAAGLTRRLRSRPADDPVLDLASNDYLGLTRHPAVTAAAAEAALRWGGGATGSRLVTGTTEQHTALERELAEFCGYQAALVFSSGYTANLAVLTALAGPDTLIVSDAHNHASLIDGCRLARGRVARAAHCDPASVRAALAARAEPRALVVTDSVFSVDGNAAPLAGHLAAARAHGAALVIDDAHGLGVLGPGGAGAGAAAGIAGQPDVVATATLSKSLGSQGGVVLGPERVIRHLVSAARTFIFDTGLAPAAVGAALGALRLLRAEPGRAADALRVARELADRLTDAGLDASAPDGAVVSVRADDPEHAVRWAAACRGEGLAVGCFRPPSVPDGVPRLRLTARADLTAEQVAFAAGVVLKTR from the coding sequence ATGGTGGCAGACGCGCAGGTCAGCGGAGCGGACGAGGCTCCGCAGCGGGTGTTCGACTGGCTGGACGGGGCCGCGGCCGTCCGCGACGCCGCCGGGCTGACCAGGCGGCTGCGCAGCCGCCCCGCCGACGACCCGGTGCTCGACCTCGCCTCCAACGACTACCTCGGCCTGACCCGCCACCCGGCCGTCACCGCCGCTGCCGCCGAGGCCGCCCTGCGCTGGGGCGGCGGCGCGACCGGCTCCCGGCTGGTCACCGGCACCACCGAGCAGCACACCGCGCTGGAACGCGAACTCGCCGAGTTCTGCGGCTACCAGGCCGCCCTGGTGTTCTCCTCCGGCTACACCGCCAACCTCGCCGTCCTCACCGCGCTCGCCGGCCCCGACACCCTGATCGTCTCCGACGCCCACAACCACGCCTCGCTGATCGACGGCTGCCGCCTCGCCCGGGGCCGGGTCGCCCGCGCCGCGCACTGCGACCCCGCCTCGGTGCGCGCGGCCCTCGCCGCCCGCGCCGAACCCCGGGCCCTGGTGGTCACCGACTCGGTCTTCTCGGTCGACGGCAACGCCGCCCCGCTGGCCGGCCACCTCGCCGCCGCCCGCGCGCACGGCGCCGCGCTGGTCATCGACGACGCCCACGGCCTGGGCGTCCTCGGCCCGGGCGGCGCGGGCGCCGGGGCCGCCGCCGGCATCGCCGGACAGCCCGACGTGGTCGCCACCGCGACGCTCTCCAAGTCCCTCGGCTCGCAGGGCGGCGTCGTCCTCGGCCCGGAACGGGTCATCCGCCACCTGGTCTCCGCCGCCCGCACCTTCATCTTCGACACCGGCCTGGCCCCCGCCGCCGTCGGCGCCGCCCTCGGCGCGCTGCGCCTGCTGCGCGCCGAACCCGGCCGGGCCGCCGACGCCCTCCGGGTCGCCCGCGAACTCGCCGACCGGCTCACCGACGCCGGCCTGGACGCCTCCGCCCCCGACGGCGCGGTGGTTTCCGTCCGCGCCGACGATCCCGAACACGCCGTGCGCTGGGCCGCCGCCTGCCGGGGCGAGGGCCTGGCGGTCGGCTGCTTCCGCCCCCCGTCCGTCCCCGACGGCGTCCCGCGCCTGCGGCTCACCGCCCGCGCCGACCTGACGGCCGAGCAGGTCGCGTTCGCGGCCGGCGTGGTGCTGAAGACCCGCTGA
- a CDS encoding alkaline phosphatase family protein, protein MRNSRSTMALSLSAAAVVAAALVPLSGSSAVAATGAYNGLPNGSKQAKTLVIGIDGTRYDKIAAADAPNLKALMASGTTATSNLYANPLAPTLSGPGWSTIATGVWPDKHKVLDNNFTGSRFDLYPDYASRLEAADPSNSTLVIGSWNPITANVFNGTADLRIPESENDAKTASDAADYLAHGNPDSVFLHFDEVDEAGHSYGGASAQYLSAIHGADALLGQVLTALKSRATYAAEDWLIVVTTDHGHTDAGGHGGNSANERQTWMVLNGRGHAAGARRYDVKPVDIAPTVLKHEGAPIDPAWGLDGKPVDEIAPDEFDALRPSLQTRVDETGIGSTVKGFTHTPPAGWTIDNSRMPTGGVTEWRGWAFATDEFWTAAQLGQSRETNVRARNVFAVADSDEWDDKTHGAGQFDSTLVSPAYPVAGRTRGTLSFATDYKVDGPQTGDVYVSFDGGAAQLVKSYRADLNTVEHLDVTVPAGASTARFQFRYTGTNSAFWTVDQVVFS, encoded by the coding sequence GTGCGCAACTCCCGTTCCACCATGGCCCTCTCCCTCTCCGCCGCGGCCGTCGTCGCGGCCGCGCTGGTACCGCTGAGCGGTTCGTCCGCCGTGGCGGCGACCGGCGCCTACAACGGCCTGCCGAACGGCAGCAAGCAGGCCAAGACGCTGGTGATCGGCATCGACGGCACCCGGTACGACAAGATCGCGGCGGCGGACGCGCCGAACCTGAAGGCGCTGATGGCGTCGGGCACCACGGCGACGTCCAACCTGTACGCGAACCCGCTGGCGCCGACCCTCTCCGGGCCGGGCTGGTCGACCATCGCGACCGGTGTGTGGCCGGACAAGCACAAGGTGCTGGACAACAACTTCACCGGCTCGCGCTTCGACCTGTACCCGGACTACGCGAGCCGGCTGGAGGCCGCCGACCCGTCGAACTCGACGCTGGTGATCGGCTCCTGGAACCCGATCACGGCGAACGTCTTCAACGGCACCGCCGACCTGCGGATCCCGGAGAGCGAGAACGACGCGAAGACCGCCTCGGACGCCGCCGACTACCTGGCGCACGGCAACCCGGACTCGGTGTTCCTGCACTTCGACGAGGTCGACGAGGCCGGGCACTCGTACGGCGGCGCGTCCGCCCAGTACCTGTCGGCGATCCACGGCGCGGACGCCCTGCTCGGGCAGGTGCTGACCGCGCTGAAGTCCCGCGCCACGTACGCCGCCGAGGACTGGCTGATCGTGGTCACCACCGACCACGGCCACACCGACGCGGGCGGCCACGGCGGCAACAGCGCCAACGAGCGGCAGACCTGGATGGTCCTCAACGGCCGGGGCCACGCCGCCGGGGCGCGCCGCTACGACGTGAAGCCGGTCGACATCGCGCCGACCGTGCTCAAGCACGAGGGCGCGCCGATCGACCCGGCCTGGGGGCTGGACGGCAAGCCGGTCGACGAGATCGCGCCGGACGAGTTCGACGCGCTGCGGCCGAGCCTGCAGACCCGGGTCGACGAGACCGGCATCGGCTCGACGGTCAAGGGCTTCACCCACACCCCGCCGGCCGGCTGGACCATCGACAACTCGCGGATGCCCACCGGCGGCGTCACCGAGTGGCGCGGCTGGGCGTTCGCCACCGACGAGTTCTGGACGGCGGCGCAGCTGGGCCAGAGCCGCGAGACCAACGTCCGGGCCCGCAACGTGTTCGCGGTCGCCGACTCCGACGAGTGGGACGACAAGACCCACGGCGCCGGCCAGTTCGACTCGACGCTGGTCAGTCCGGCCTACCCGGTGGCGGGCCGCACCCGCGGCACGCTGTCCTTCGCCACCGACTACAAGGTCGACGGCCCGCAGACCGGCGACGTGTACGTGTCCTTCGACGGCGGCGCCGCGCAACTGGTGAAGTCCTACCGGGCCGACCTGAACACGGTCGAGCACCTGGACGTGACCGTGCCGGCCGGGGCGTCCACGGCCCGGTTCCAGTTCCGCTACACGGGCACCAACTCGGCGTTCTGGACGGTCGACCAGGTGGTCTTCAGCTGA
- a CDS encoding GntR family transcriptional regulator has product MNHAAPRTPLAPARSGVPEHGRVPKYYLVKAELEELIGELGPGGRLPTEAGLAERYGVARATVRQALRDLLIEGRLRRQGRGTVVAGAKIEQPLSLASYTEGVTRQGLRPGRTLIALDRLPADPVAAERLAVPAGEPLWHLERVLRADEERVGLESTYLPVARVPDLAAEFDPAGSLYEHLRERGVRLARAEERIETVLATPREALLIGTPPALPMLLLHRRSRDADGHPLELVRTLYRGDRFSFTLDLTAPTTD; this is encoded by the coding sequence GTGAACCACGCCGCGCCCCGCACCCCCCTCGCCCCCGCCAGGTCGGGGGTGCCCGAGCACGGCCGGGTGCCCAAGTACTACCTGGTCAAGGCCGAACTGGAGGAGCTGATCGGCGAGCTGGGCCCCGGCGGCCGGCTGCCCACCGAGGCCGGGCTGGCGGAGCGGTACGGAGTGGCCCGGGCGACCGTCCGGCAGGCGCTGCGGGACCTGCTGATCGAGGGGCGGCTGCGGCGGCAGGGGCGCGGCACGGTGGTGGCCGGGGCGAAGATCGAACAGCCGCTGTCGCTGGCCAGCTACACCGAGGGCGTCACCCGGCAGGGCCTGCGCCCCGGCCGGACCCTGATCGCGCTGGACCGGCTGCCCGCCGACCCGGTGGCGGCGGAACGGCTCGCCGTCCCGGCCGGCGAACCACTCTGGCACCTCGAACGGGTGCTGCGCGCCGACGAGGAGCGGGTCGGGTTGGAATCCACCTACCTGCCGGTGGCCCGGGTACCCGACCTGGCCGCCGAGTTCGACCCGGCCGGCTCGCTCTACGAGCACCTGCGCGAACGCGGCGTGCGCCTCGCCAGAGCGGAGGAGCGGATCGAGACCGTGCTCGCCACCCCGCGCGAGGCACTGCTGATCGGCACCCCGCCCGCCCTCCCGATGCTGCTGCTGCACCGCCGCAGCCGGGATGCCGACGGGCACCCGCTCGAACTCGTCCGCACCCTCTACCGGGGCGACCGGTTCAGCTTCACCCTCGACCTGACCGCCCCCACCACCGATTGA
- a CDS encoding zinc-dependent alcohol dehydrogenase family protein, with product MRSYHLDSGAGIDGLTLREHPDPEPGPGQALVAVRAVSLSFRDLMVLRGDYVLPVKPDVVPVADGAGVVAAVGPGVTAVRVGDRVAGNVFPSWRDGPFDLRHLAQLGGSLDGTLTELALLDADSLVPLPAHLSFAEAATLPCAAVTAWNALTGDGVGLRPGQTLLTLGSGGVSLFALQLGRALGARVIATTSGPAKARRLVELGADEVIDYRTVPDWAGRVRELTDGRGADRVVDVAGLLEQSLRAVRVAGHVACVGFVSDTAPPLDPRALFGSGATVRALAVGSRAQFLELNAFLERHRLHPVLDRSFPFDRAADAFRHYASGAAFGKVTIGLPAWSRPHGAL from the coding sequence ATGCGCAGCTACCACCTCGACAGCGGTGCCGGGATCGACGGCCTCACGCTCCGCGAGCACCCGGATCCGGAGCCGGGGCCCGGGCAGGCCCTGGTCGCCGTCCGCGCCGTGTCGCTGAGCTTCCGCGACCTGATGGTGCTGCGCGGCGACTACGTGCTGCCGGTGAAGCCGGACGTGGTGCCGGTCGCCGACGGCGCGGGGGTGGTGGCCGCGGTCGGGCCCGGCGTCACGGCGGTGCGGGTCGGCGACCGGGTGGCCGGCAACGTGTTCCCGAGCTGGCGGGACGGGCCGTTCGACCTCCGGCACCTGGCGCAGCTCGGCGGCTCGCTGGACGGCACGCTCACCGAACTCGCCCTGCTGGACGCCGACTCGCTGGTGCCGCTGCCCGCGCACCTGTCCTTCGCGGAGGCCGCGACGCTGCCCTGCGCGGCCGTCACCGCCTGGAACGCGCTGACCGGCGACGGCGTGGGGCTGCGTCCGGGACAGACCCTGTTGACCCTCGGGTCGGGCGGGGTCTCGCTGTTCGCACTGCAGCTCGGCCGGGCGCTCGGGGCGCGGGTGATCGCCACCACCAGCGGCCCGGCCAAGGCCCGCCGGCTGGTCGAGCTGGGCGCGGACGAGGTGATCGACTACCGGACCGTCCCCGACTGGGCGGGCCGGGTCCGCGAGTTGACGGACGGCCGGGGCGCGGACCGGGTGGTCGACGTGGCGGGCCTGCTGGAGCAGTCGCTGCGGGCGGTACGGGTCGCGGGCCACGTCGCCTGCGTCGGCTTCGTCTCGGACACCGCCCCGCCGCTCGACCCCCGGGCGCTGTTCGGCTCCGGCGCCACGGTGCGCGCGCTGGCCGTCGGCAGCCGGGCCCAGTTCCTGGAGCTGAACGCCTTCCTCGAACGCCACCGGCTCCACCCGGTGCTCGACCGCTCGTTCCCCTTCGACCGGGCCGCCGACGCCTTCCGGCACTACGCGTCGGGGGCCGCGTTCGGCAAGGTGACCATCGGCCTCCCGGCCTGGTCACGCCCGCACGGGGCGCTGTAG
- a CDS encoding TetR/AcrR family transcriptional regulator → MATANGTDRTDRTGAAGAAVGPGPRERLLAAAQELTYRHGMGVGVDALLKGANVARRSLYEHFGGKDGLIVEVLRRSTAEDAADYRRTLGAAGDDPRTRLLAVFDRLAVVVAAPGFRGCRYLAADLALTDPEHPGHEVTRRYREQVAALLADELRALGHPRPDRAAAQLLLLIDGAMAAAATRPGTEPVAVAREMAERVLAESVPPEAVPAESAPAESAPAEGE, encoded by the coding sequence ATGGCCACGGCGAACGGGACGGACAGGACCGACAGGACGGGTGCGGCAGGCGCGGCGGTCGGGCCCGGGCCGCGCGAACGACTGCTCGCGGCCGCCCAGGAGCTGACGTACCGCCACGGCATGGGCGTCGGCGTGGACGCGCTGCTCAAGGGCGCGAACGTGGCCCGCCGCTCGCTGTACGAGCACTTCGGCGGCAAGGACGGCCTGATCGTCGAAGTGCTCCGCCGCAGCACCGCCGAGGATGCCGCCGACTACCGGCGCACCCTCGGCGCGGCCGGCGACGACCCGCGCACCCGGCTGCTCGCCGTCTTCGACCGGCTCGCCGTCGTCGTCGCCGCACCCGGCTTCCGCGGCTGCCGCTACCTCGCCGCCGACCTCGCCCTCACCGACCCCGAGCACCCCGGCCACGAGGTCACCCGCCGCTACCGCGAGCAGGTCGCCGCGCTACTGGCCGACGAACTGCGCGCCCTCGGCCACCCCCGCCCCGACCGCGCCGCCGCCCAACTGCTGCTGCTGATCGACGGTGCGATGGCCGCCGCGGCCACCCGCCCGGGGACCGAGCCGGTCGCCGTCGCCCGCGAAATGGCGGAACGCGTGCTGGCGGAATCCGTGCCGCCGGAAGCCGTCCCGGCCGAATCCGCCCCTGCCGAATCCGCCCCGGCCGAAGGGGAGTAG
- a CDS encoding SAM-dependent methyltransferase, with amino-acid sequence MADAHGTADGAGLETGVEVNLDIHLAHSARMYDFYLGGTTNFPADREAAGRALAVFPYARSAARANRAFMRRSTRLLAERGIRQFLDIGTGIPTSPNLHEVAQRVAPDATVVYADNDPIVLLHAQALLRGTDQGVTAYVQADVREPEALLEAAARTLDFDRPIALSMNALLHFVPGRAHGITEYFKDRLPSGSALVMSHLTPDFAPDETARLIQVYTAAGTPVASCTSEEFGRFFTGWDVLDPGIVATPRWNPSPDDDTERISDAGASCYGAVALRP; translated from the coding sequence ATGGCAGACGCACACGGCACGGCCGACGGGGCCGGACTGGAGACCGGGGTCGAGGTCAACCTCGACATCCACCTGGCGCACTCGGCCCGGATGTACGACTTCTACCTCGGCGGGACCACCAACTTCCCCGCCGACCGGGAGGCCGCCGGGCGCGCGCTGGCCGTCTTCCCGTACGCCCGCTCCGCGGCCCGCGCCAACCGCGCCTTCATGCGCCGCTCCACCCGGCTGCTGGCCGAGCGGGGCATCAGGCAGTTCCTCGACATCGGCACCGGCATCCCGACCTCGCCGAACCTGCACGAGGTCGCCCAGCGGGTCGCGCCGGACGCCACGGTCGTCTACGCCGACAACGACCCGATCGTCCTGCTGCACGCCCAGGCGCTGCTGCGCGGCACCGACCAGGGCGTCACCGCCTACGTCCAGGCCGACGTGCGCGAACCCGAGGCCCTGCTGGAGGCCGCCGCCCGCACCCTGGACTTCGACCGGCCGATCGCGCTCAGCATGAACGCCCTGCTGCACTTCGTCCCCGGCCGGGCCCACGGGATCACCGAGTACTTCAAGGACCGGCTGCCCAGCGGCTCCGCCCTCGTGATGAGCCACCTCACCCCGGACTTCGCCCCGGACGAGACCGCCCGGCTGATCCAGGTCTACACCGCCGCGGGAACGCCCGTCGCGTCCTGCACCAGCGAGGAGTTCGGCCGCTTCTTCACCGGCTGGGACGTCCTCGACCCCGGCATCGTCGCCACCCCCCGCTGGAACCCGTCCCCCGACGACGACACCGAACGGATCAGCGACGCCGGCGCCTCCTGCTACGGGGCGGTCGCCCTCCGCCCCTGA
- a CDS encoding RNA polymerase sigma factor encodes MNESDRAVGDRHRLTFDAFCDTHQRTWSGFAGTRLRDTATAREAVNTAKDRVWREWPRILRDQYPAFQAWTILKEEVAAALLHRMIDGGAIPLEPHGSPEPVPHWVGALRAAAERARHLPETGVGHERMYAALCGLSERRHDVMVLRYLLGLTDTQIADCLATTEAHVRSTAFQALDRLAAALGGGHRERREYRDQW; translated from the coding sequence ATGAACGAGAGCGACCGGGCAGTCGGAGACCGGCACCGGCTGACGTTCGACGCGTTCTGCGACACCCACCAGCGGACGTGGTCCGGCTTCGCCGGCACCCGCCTGCGCGACACCGCCACCGCGCGCGAGGCCGTGAACACCGCGAAGGACCGGGTCTGGCGGGAGTGGCCGCGGATCCTGCGCGACCAGTACCCGGCCTTCCAGGCCTGGACGATCCTCAAGGAGGAGGTCGCCGCCGCCCTGCTGCACCGGATGATCGACGGCGGAGCGATACCCCTCGAACCCCACGGGTCCCCCGAGCCCGTCCCGCACTGGGTCGGCGCCCTGCGCGCCGCCGCCGAACGCGCCCGGCACCTGCCGGAGACCGGCGTCGGCCACGAGCGGATGTACGCTGCGCTGTGTGGGCTGTCCGAACGGCGCCACGACGTCATGGTGTTGCGCTACCTGCTCGGCCTGACGGACACCCAGATCGCCGACTGCCTGGCCACCACCGAGGCCCACGTCCGCTCCACCGCGTTCCAGGCCCTGGACCGCCTGGCCGCCGCCCTCGGCGGCGGCCACCGCGAACGCCGGGAGTACCGGGACCAGTGGTGA
- a CDS encoding pyridoxamine 5'-phosphate oxidase family protein, translated as MTKSVPPRRLSEDALSDLLARQRFGTLASVRRSGHPHLTTMLYGWDAPARTLRFSSTDDRAKVAHLRANPHASLHVQGEDVWSFAVAEGEAEVSAPTTVPGDAVGRELLAMFPPDLRPADENAFFAQLVAERRVVVRLRVTRLYGTALDIEG; from the coding sequence ATGACCAAATCCGTACCGCCCCGCAGGCTCTCCGAGGACGCCCTCTCCGACCTGCTCGCCCGCCAGCGCTTCGGCACCCTCGCCAGCGTCCGGCGCAGTGGCCACCCGCACCTGACCACCATGCTCTACGGCTGGGACGCCCCCGCCCGCACGCTGCGCTTCTCCAGCACCGACGACCGCGCCAAGGTCGCCCACCTGCGCGCGAACCCGCACGCCTCGCTGCACGTCCAGGGCGAGGACGTCTGGTCGTTCGCCGTCGCCGAGGGCGAGGCCGAGGTCTCCGCACCGACCACCGTCCCCGGCGACGCGGTCGGCCGCGAACTCCTCGCCATGTTCCCGCCCGACCTGCGCCCCGCCGACGAGAACGCGTTCTTCGCCCAACTGGTCGCCGAACGCCGGGTGGTCGTCCGCCTCCGGGTCACCCGCCTCTACGGCACCGCCCTGGACATCGAGGGCTGA
- a CDS encoding sulfatase family protein yields MSRNTEPPRDRSKLGRREFLAGAAAVAAATALPLTVGAGGAAAAGARPNILVILTDDQPKQTEWATPKTVDWLVGHGVRFTSGHVTTPLCAPSRSSIFSGQYAHHHGVRDNGHPYNLDQHDTVQRALHQAGYRTGLFGKYLNAWQPADNPPHFDEWLLSAPVVYNDGQYNDNGTVHTIPGYSTSVIRDHALAFLDKAATDPRPWFAFVAPKASHEPNTPEPKYADTVVPVWNGRPSVDEADRSDKPEWIQNSTGTLATARQLRARQLRTLLSVDDAVQALHDKLAALGQLDNTLVIYLGDNGYTWADHGWSKKSVPYLPSVEVPFYVSWPAGGLGAGSPADHRIVANIDLAPTILDAAGITPDWAVDGHSLLGSYSRDHLLVEYWEQGVHQAGRPHTWASYLSKTEQYTEYYKLHTDANGQPVGTGALDFREYYDLDADPYQLVNKLYQATPAQEQALGIPALAAALAAHRAA; encoded by the coding sequence ATGAGTCGGAACACCGAACCGCCGCGCGACCGGTCGAAGCTCGGCCGCCGTGAATTCCTCGCCGGGGCCGCCGCGGTGGCCGCCGCGACCGCGCTGCCGCTGACCGTGGGCGCCGGGGGCGCCGCCGCGGCGGGGGCCCGGCCGAACATCCTGGTGATCCTCACCGACGACCAGCCGAAGCAGACCGAGTGGGCCACCCCGAAGACGGTGGACTGGCTGGTCGGCCACGGCGTCCGGTTCACCTCCGGGCACGTCACCACGCCGCTGTGCGCGCCGTCCCGCTCGTCGATCTTCAGCGGCCAGTACGCGCACCACCACGGCGTCCGGGACAACGGCCACCCGTACAACCTCGACCAGCACGACACCGTCCAGCGGGCGCTGCACCAGGCCGGCTACCGGACCGGCCTGTTCGGCAAGTACCTGAACGCCTGGCAGCCGGCCGACAACCCGCCGCACTTCGACGAGTGGCTGCTGTCCGCGCCGGTGGTCTACAACGACGGGCAGTACAACGACAACGGGACCGTCCACACCATCCCCGGCTACTCGACCTCGGTGATCCGCGACCACGCGCTGGCCTTTCTCGACAAGGCCGCCACCGACCCGCGCCCGTGGTTCGCGTTCGTCGCCCCGAAGGCCTCGCACGAGCCCAACACGCCGGAGCCGAAGTACGCCGACACGGTCGTCCCGGTCTGGAACGGCCGCCCGTCCGTCGACGAGGCCGACCGCAGCGACAAGCCCGAGTGGATCCAGAACTCCACCGGCACCCTGGCCACCGCCCGGCAGCTGCGGGCCCGCCAACTGCGCACCCTGCTCTCGGTGGACGACGCCGTGCAGGCGCTGCACGACAAGCTGGCCGCGCTCGGGCAGTTGGACAACACCCTGGTCATCTACCTCGGCGACAACGGCTACACCTGGGCCGACCACGGCTGGTCGAAGAAGTCGGTCCCCTACCTGCCGTCCGTCGAGGTGCCGTTCTACGTCTCCTGGCCGGCCGGCGGCCTCGGCGCGGGCAGCCCCGCCGACCACCGGATCGTGGCCAACATCGACCTCGCCCCGACCATCCTGGACGCCGCCGGCATCACCCCGGACTGGGCGGTCGACGGGCACTCGCTGCTCGGCTCGTACAGCCGCGACCACCTGCTGGTCGAGTACTGGGAGCAGGGCGTCCACCAGGCCGGGCGGCCGCACACCTGGGCCTCCTACCTGTCGAAGACCGAGCAGTACACCGAGTACTACAAGCTGCACACGGACGCGAACGGGCAGCCCGTCGGCACCGGGGCGCTCGACTTCCGCGAGTACTACGACCTGGACGCCGACCCCTACCAGCTGGTCAACAAGCTGTACCAGGCCACCCCGGCGCAGGAGCAGGCGCTCGGCATCCCGGCCCTCGCGGCCGCGCTCGCCGCCCACCGGGCCGCCTGA
- a CDS encoding formylglycine-generating enzyme family protein, translating to MPSCCAPGHEPADLGLPTLSPPSTLLTLQPRPVPTPPVPTPPVPTPPEPAPAPALSPAAVRAGRGLLELPGGAFRMGGQDPDGIAGDGEGPVREVLLGPFAIAATTVSNAEFASFVRETGYVTDAERFGSSFVFEGFLPERLRARSPRVAATPWWRAVEGAAWRTPEGPGSGFAARQQHPVVHVSWNDAQAYCAWSGTRLPTEAQWEYAARGGSEGTRYPWGDELAPGGRELLNIWQGDFPTRNTGRHRSTAPVRSYRPNGHGLYNVLGNVWEWCADHFSPDHHRPDTPATRQDPLGPPTGTARVMRGGSHMCHASYCNRYRLAARSSNTPDSSSGNIGFRVAR from the coding sequence ATGCCCTCCTGCTGCGCTCCCGGGCACGAGCCCGCCGACCTCGGCCTGCCGACCCTGTCGCCCCCGTCGACCCTGCTCACCCTGCAGCCGAGGCCCGTGCCGACGCCGCCCGTGCCGACGCCGCCCGTGCCGACGCCGCCCGAGCCCGCGCCCGCACCCGCGCTCTCGCCCGCCGCGGTGCGGGCCGGGCGCGGGCTGCTGGAGCTGCCCGGCGGGGCGTTCCGGATGGGCGGTCAGGACCCGGACGGGATCGCGGGGGACGGCGAGGGGCCGGTCCGCGAGGTGCTGCTCGGGCCGTTCGCGATCGCCGCGACGACCGTCAGCAACGCCGAGTTCGCGTCCTTCGTCCGGGAGACCGGGTACGTCACGGACGCCGAGCGCTTCGGCTCCAGCTTCGTCTTCGAGGGCTTCCTGCCGGAACGGCTGCGGGCCCGCTCCCCGCGGGTCGCCGCCACCCCGTGGTGGCGGGCCGTCGAGGGCGCCGCCTGGCGCACCCCGGAGGGCCCCGGCAGCGGCTTCGCCGCCCGGCAGCAGCACCCGGTGGTGCACGTCTCGTGGAACGACGCGCAGGCGTACTGCGCCTGGTCCGGCACCCGGCTGCCCACCGAGGCCCAGTGGGAGTACGCCGCCCGCGGCGGCAGCGAGGGCACCCGCTACCCCTGGGGCGACGAACTCGCCCCGGGCGGCCGGGAACTGCTCAACATCTGGCAGGGCGACTTCCCGACCCGCAACACCGGACGGCACCGCTCCACCGCCCCCGTCCGCTCCTACCGGCCCAACGGCCACGGCCTCTACAACGTGCTCGGCAACGTCTGGGAGTGGTGCGCCGACCACTTCAGCCCCGACCACCACCGCCCCGACACCCCCGCCACCCGCCAGGACCCCCTCGGCCCGCCCACCGGCACCGCCCGGGTCATGCGCGGCGGCTCCCACATGTGCCACGCCTCCTACTGCAACCGCTACCGGCTGGCCGCCCGCTCCTCCAACACCCCCGACAGCTCCAGCGGCAACATCGGCTTCCGGGTGGCCCGCTGA